The Fictibacillus phosphorivorans genomic sequence CGGTTCAAGCTCCATTTGATGGAACCGTTAAAGAGATCTCTGTTCAAAACGGAGAGGGAATCGCTGCTGGCGATCTTTTAATAGAGTTGATCAAGTAAAACGGTCTTTTCTAAAAGATTGTGCTCTGACCTCCTTTGCACCTTTGACAATTGATTGTAGTGGAAGGTGCGTGCCTACTACATGAGATACTTCTTGCAAGGCATGCGACGAGGAAGCTTACTACGAAGCATCACTTGTAGACGCAGGAGCAGCACGTAACTTCTTAAGGCGGGCAGCTGAGACACTTAAGAGTGAAACGTACGAATGTGGCTCAGCGTCTGCCCCGTGGAAAGCGAGCAGCCTGGAACGGAAATCAATACTTCCAAAAGCAACATACGATAACAGCAAAATAAAAAACCCAAGGTGCAAACCGTGCACCTTGGGTTTTTTGATTTACTTTCGATATACGATTAAAGCTAAGTAGCTCAGTGTTCCAAACAAGAAGGAGATGATCAATCCATGCCCAAGGGCTACGAATAAGTTTAAGTTTGAATAAACGATCAATGCTCCTGATACACCTTGGAGGATGACGAATAGGAGAGCGAACTGAAATCCTTTTGTAACTACTTTTTGATCGCTATAGTACTTTCTTGCGTGATACCAAGAATATACGATCCAAATAAAAAGTACGATAGCTGCGATACGGTGCAGCAAATGAATGCTAGCTTGAGATCCTATCGTTGCAAATAGGGTTCCGTTACATAACGGGAACTCTGGACCACATCCCATGCTTGAGCCAGTATGTCTTACGAGTGCACCCGTGTATACAACCGCATATAGATATGCAAATAACCAATAGATATTTTTTTTGAATCCTGGTGATATATTCGCTATAAATGGACGATCAGGATCTTCAAAAGAGAGAATCGCGATCAAGAGAACACTTGCGAACG encodes the following:
- a CDS encoding COX15/CtaA family protein, encoding MKRFYQIYSIITSLGMLLVLLMGAVVTKTGSGDGCGNSWPLCYGEILPTAPKLETIIEVSHRFVSAWLGLLVIILAIWAWRRDPHRKEIKILAGSAVFFIILQGLLGAAAVIWSQSSAVLASHFGFSLVSFASVLLIAILSFEDPDRPFIANISPGFKKNIYWLFAYLYAVVYTGALVRHTGSSMGCGPEFPLCNGTLFATIGSQASIHLLHRIAAIVLFIWIVYSWYHARKYYSDQKVVTKGFQFALLFVILQGVSGALIVYSNLNLFVALGHGLIISFLFGTLSYLALIVYRK